From the genome of Pseudarthrobacter sp. NIBRBAC000502772:
GTTCCCTTGGAAACCCCGACGGCGGTCCGCTGAGCGGGTGCCCAGCCTGCCCGCCTCGCGGTGCGGCTTTTCTACAAGACCATACGGATTTCCGCCGCTAGCATCGGGCTATCCCCCCTTGAAAGGCGGAGTACTGCTGGCCGCCTTGGCGAGCTTCATCGTGGGAGGGCTCTGGTACTCTGTGCTCTTCGCGAAGGCATGGCAGCGCGAGGCCGGTGTTACGGATGAGCAGCTGAAGCACGGGACCGTGCGGGTTTTTGTGGGATCGGTCCTGCTCGCAGCGGTGATGGCCGTTGTGCTCGCGGCGTTTATCGGCGACGGCGGTGCCGGATTCGGTGCCTTGGCCGGGCTGGCTGCGGGCGCGGCCTGGGTTGCGGCTGCCTTGGGCGTCAACTACCTCTTTGAACGCCGCAGCCTCATGCTGTTCGCCATCAATGCCAGCTACAACATCGTGACGTTCACGGCGATGGGGGCGATCATCTGCGCCATGCAGTAGCGGCGCCGTAAACTCGCTGCGTTCAGCGCACCTCGAGGATGA
Proteins encoded in this window:
- a CDS encoding DUF1761 domain-containing protein; protein product: MKGGVLLAALASFIVGGLWYSVLFAKAWQREAGVTDEQLKHGTVRVFVGSVLLAAVMAVVLAAFIGDGGAGFGALAGLAAGAAWVAAALGVNYLFERRSLMLFAINASYNIVTFTAMGAIICAMQ